One Methylophaga marina DNA window includes the following coding sequences:
- a CDS encoding porin gives MKLLKKSTLASLVGAAALTAAGAANATIVVGGENGYEFSVDGNINQFFIASDQDSANGGFDQNNQQVANGLLPTFFGFNVAMPEINGLKVAARVSISPSTNNGSYFNENQGGNDAMEQREAFATVDGSFGQIMLGKGLGLYAANNILLDQTLYGVGATGVTAAGDQNTGTTSLGRIGWGYEYANWRSQIRYTTPDMNGFKAAIAVADSDDFLQATGTGFEKDARYEASLSYATAFDGGSMKLWLDGMTQDVRYSNATGSETSDAYTVGGQLILGGFEAVATYYDSKGQGVNGLGTGAFNTNGSARDGDGYYAQLGYRFGGQTFVAASYGESTLDRDRTNAVGGGAADLDSNAMATIGIYHDVTANLKLVAEYSQMETEYHLQSSDDEVDVLSVGGFISW, from the coding sequence ATGAAATTATTAAAAAAATCAACACTGGCTTCTTTAGTCGGTGCAGCAGCATTAACAGCTGCTGGTGCAGCTAACGCGACAATCGTTGTCGGTGGTGAAAACGGCTACGAATTCAGCGTTGACGGTAACATCAACCAGTTCTTCATCGCTAGCGACCAAGACAGCGCTAACGGTGGTTTCGATCAAAACAACCAACAAGTAGCTAACGGTCTGTTACCTACATTCTTTGGTTTTAACGTGGCAATGCCTGAAATCAATGGCCTTAAAGTGGCAGCACGTGTTTCTATCTCACCATCAACTAACAATGGCAGCTACTTCAACGAAAACCAAGGCGGTAACGACGCTATGGAACAACGTGAAGCATTTGCAACTGTTGACGGTTCATTTGGTCAAATCATGTTAGGTAAAGGTCTAGGCCTTTATGCAGCTAACAACATCCTGTTAGACCAAACTTTATACGGTGTAGGTGCGACTGGCGTCACAGCAGCTGGCGATCAAAACACTGGAACAACTTCTTTAGGTCGTATCGGTTGGGGTTATGAGTACGCTAACTGGCGCTCACAAATCCGTTACACCACTCCTGATATGAATGGTTTCAAAGCAGCGATTGCTGTTGCGGATTCTGATGACTTTTTACAAGCGACTGGTACTGGCTTTGAAAAAGACGCTCGTTATGAAGCATCTTTAAGCTACGCTACAGCATTTGACGGCGGTTCTATGAAACTGTGGTTAGATGGTATGACTCAAGATGTTCGTTACAGCAATGCTACAGGTAGCGAAACTTCTGATGCATACACTGTCGGTGGTCAATTAATCCTGGGTGGTTTTGAAGCAGTTGCTACTTACTATGACAGCAAAGGTCAAGGCGTTAACGGTCTAGGCACTGGCGCTTTCAACACAAATGGTAGTGCACGTGACGGTGATGGTTACTACGCACAGTTAGGTTACCGTTTCGGTGGTCAAACTTTTGTTGCTGCATCTTATGGTGAATCAACACTAGATAGAGACCGCACAAATGCAGTAGGTGGTGGTGCAGCTGACTTAGACAGCAACGCAATGGCTACTATCGGTATCTATCATGATGTAACAGCTAACCTGAAATTGGTTGCTGAATACTCACAAATGGAAACTGAATATCACCTTCAATCATCTGATGATGAAGTTGATGTATTATCTGTTGGTGGTTTTATCAGCTGGTAA